One part of the Sorangiineae bacterium MSr11954 genome encodes these proteins:
- a CDS encoding sigma-70 family RNA polymerase sigma factor gives MNEERSPIEVPMPSAVEAVAAEAAEARRRFDMACAQLRPELHRFCTRMTGSPCDGEDVLQDALVLAFYRLSELREGGALRSWLFRIAHNKCIDFLRARGRFEPIDPERPADEERTMDEELEHKQRAQRALANIVTALPPRERACVLLKDVLDCSLEETAAIVGSNAIAVRAALHRGRAKLERAEGLEPPLRPLEAQHRAQIERYLSAFNDRDWDGVRALLTDDARLDVVHRSEGSFADACYLVNYARLTWRWKLELAWVDGVESIVHFREEGGVWVPHALVQLRVSGDRISAIRDYVHVDYMLRHCAVTPSSTEPAPALPFGH, from the coding sequence GTGAACGAAGAGCGCAGTCCCATCGAGGTGCCCATGCCGTCCGCCGTGGAGGCCGTCGCCGCGGAGGCCGCCGAGGCCCGGCGCCGTTTCGACATGGCGTGCGCGCAGCTGCGGCCCGAGCTCCATCGCTTCTGCACGCGCATGACCGGCAGCCCATGCGACGGCGAGGACGTCTTGCAGGACGCGCTCGTCCTGGCCTTTTACCGGCTCTCGGAGCTTCGTGAGGGCGGCGCCCTTCGCTCCTGGCTCTTTCGCATCGCCCACAACAAGTGCATCGACTTTCTGCGCGCCCGCGGACGCTTCGAGCCCATCGACCCCGAGCGCCCCGCGGACGAGGAGCGGACCATGGACGAGGAGCTCGAGCACAAGCAACGCGCCCAGCGCGCGCTGGCGAACATCGTCACCGCGCTACCGCCCCGGGAGCGCGCCTGCGTCCTCTTGAAGGACGTCCTCGACTGTTCGCTGGAGGAGACGGCGGCCATCGTGGGCTCCAACGCCATCGCCGTGCGGGCCGCGCTTCACCGCGGCCGCGCGAAGCTGGAACGGGCCGAGGGCCTCGAGCCCCCGCTGCGCCCTTTGGAGGCGCAGCACCGCGCGCAGATCGAGCGCTACCTGTCGGCGTTCAACGACCGCGACTGGGATGGCGTTCGCGCGCTCCTCACGGACGATGCGCGCCTCGACGTGGTCCATCGAAGCGAGGGCTCCTTTGCCGACGCGTGCTACCTCGTCAACTACGCGCGTCTCACCTGGCGGTGGAAGCTCGAGCTGGCGTGGGTGGACGGCGTCGAGTCGATCGTTCACTTTCGCGAGGAGGGCGGCGTGTGGGTCCCTCACGCCCTGGTCCAGCTTCGGGTTTCCGGCGATCGGATCAGCGCCATTCGCGACTACGTTCACGTCGACTACATGCTCCGTCACTGTGCGGTCACGCCCTCGAGCACGGAGCCCGCTCCGGCCCTTCCTTTCGGCCACTAG
- a CDS encoding LysR family transcriptional regulator: MRSIDLNLVRAFVAVHETGSFSGAASRLGTPRSTVSRAISALETSLGATLFHRTTRHVSSSSAGSALYERIGPQLHKLESSLADVPEREEVPSGTLRITSTVDLGTMVLADAVARFNLRYPGTRVDVHLTGSLVDLVRDGFDLALRINKPSTRRDSSLVAQRVGTVVIGLYAAPGYLARRGSPRAPVDLAEHDWVAYRSGKYFGLSASGELLLSEAESNSRITPEPRVVCDDMFFMREALRAGAGIGAIPSFLGDPDVASGSLVRLIPRWVEHIGQVYVVHPGRKNLPRKVTAFRDLLVEQLRQRPLSTEVSRP, from the coding sequence ATGCGATCCATCGATTTGAACTTGGTGCGCGCCTTCGTGGCCGTGCACGAGACCGGGAGCTTCTCCGGCGCGGCCTCGCGGCTCGGCACACCGCGCTCCACCGTGAGCCGCGCCATCTCTGCGCTGGAGACGTCGTTGGGCGCGACGCTCTTTCATCGAACCACCCGGCACGTCTCGAGCAGCTCGGCCGGCTCCGCGCTCTACGAGCGCATCGGGCCGCAGCTTCACAAGCTCGAGTCCTCGCTCGCGGACGTACCCGAGCGCGAGGAGGTTCCGTCCGGCACCTTGCGCATCACGTCCACCGTCGATCTCGGCACCATGGTGCTGGCCGACGCGGTGGCCCGCTTCAACCTGCGCTACCCGGGCACGCGGGTCGACGTGCACCTCACGGGCTCCTTGGTGGATCTCGTGCGCGATGGCTTCGACTTGGCCTTGCGCATCAACAAGCCGAGCACGCGAAGGGACTCGTCCTTGGTGGCGCAAAGGGTAGGGACGGTCGTGATCGGGCTCTACGCCGCGCCGGGGTATCTGGCGCGCCGGGGTAGCCCGCGCGCGCCCGTCGATCTCGCCGAGCACGATTGGGTCGCGTACCGGAGCGGCAAGTACTTCGGGCTCTCCGCGTCGGGCGAGCTGCTCCTTTCGGAGGCGGAGTCGAACAGCCGAATCACCCCGGAGCCCCGGGTCGTGTGCGACGACATGTTCTTCATGCGCGAGGCGTTGCGCGCGGGCGCCGGCATCGGCGCCATCCCCTCGTTTCTGGGCGATCCCGATGTGGCCAGCGGCTCCTTGGTCCGTCTGATCCCGCGCTGGGTGGAGCATATCGGCCAGGTCTATGTGGTCCACCCCGGTCGCAAGAACCTGCCGCGAAAGGTCACCGCCTTTCGCGATCTGCTGGTGGAGCAGCTGCGCCAGCGGCCCCTGTCGACCGAGGTAAGCCGTCCTTGA
- a CDS encoding SDR family oxidoreductase, with protein sequence MSSIAHSSGSRLLVTGASGKLGRSVLDFLLAENAGPIIATTRNPDHLKEYAAKGVEVRRADFAGGDSSHKDLKDLGDLGDLSQAFSGADRALLISTEPTPEPDGRLRQHLAAVKALEAAGVQHVVYTSLTNPHPGSPVSIAPDHRKTEEALAASSLGFTILRNNLYIDLLLLGLPNALATGKLVNARGDGKTAFITREDCARVAAAALTAPFSGRRTLEITGSEPLSSAEVAAIVSELAQKPLAHVSAPPEVLRAALVEHKLPPYVAEMLVTFDIAIAKGEFAAVTNAFEELTGRAPQKVRDFLESQRLGA encoded by the coding sequence ATGTCATCCATCGCGCATTCTTCGGGTTCCCGTCTCCTCGTCACCGGCGCCTCGGGCAAACTCGGGCGGAGCGTGCTCGATTTTCTTCTCGCCGAGAACGCGGGCCCCATCATCGCGACCACACGCAACCCGGACCACTTGAAAGAGTACGCGGCCAAGGGGGTCGAGGTCCGCCGCGCCGACTTCGCCGGCGGCGATTCGAGCCATAAAGACCTGAAAGACCTGGGAGACCTGGGAGACCTGAGCCAAGCGTTCTCGGGCGCGGATCGTGCGCTGCTGATCAGCACCGAGCCCACCCCCGAACCGGACGGTCGCCTCCGGCAGCACCTGGCCGCCGTCAAAGCGCTGGAGGCGGCGGGTGTCCAGCACGTCGTGTACACCTCCCTCACCAATCCGCACCCCGGATCGCCGGTGAGCATCGCCCCCGATCACCGCAAGACCGAGGAAGCGCTGGCGGCATCGAGCCTGGGGTTCACGATTTTGCGCAACAATCTTTACATCGACCTGCTCCTGCTCGGGCTCCCCAACGCCCTGGCCACTGGGAAGCTGGTGAACGCGCGCGGCGACGGAAAAACGGCCTTCATTACCCGCGAGGATTGCGCGCGCGTCGCGGCCGCGGCCCTGACTGCCCCCTTCTCGGGCCGCCGCACCCTGGAGATCACGGGCTCGGAGCCGCTCTCCAGCGCCGAGGTCGCCGCCATCGTGAGCGAGCTCGCGCAAAAGCCGCTGGCGCACGTTTCGGCGCCGCCGGAGGTGCTGCGGGCGGCGCTCGTGGAGCACAAGCTGCCGCCCTATGTGGCCGAGATGCTGGTGACCTTCGACATCGCCATCGCCAAGGGCGAATTCGCCGCGGTCACG
- a CDS encoding glutathione S-transferase family protein, with translation MIVYYDWNTSPNCLKTKILLNELGIPYEQRNVDAATVRGPDYRAKFPTGQSPALEDGPLRLAESGAIAYHLAEKHGALMPKEPNRRALMFQAMALEAALVAPTTGGQGLFGELYKPEPQRNLPRIAELRKRAQWVAEVLGAVLGERTYFAEEFSIADIQLYAAVAKSLEEGVSETPPKNLVAWHARMSDRPSVAQAREQYVPYQRKK, from the coding sequence ATGATCGTCTATTACGACTGGAACACTTCACCGAACTGTCTCAAGACCAAAATCCTCCTGAACGAGCTTGGAATCCCCTACGAGCAGCGCAACGTGGATGCAGCCACCGTTCGCGGGCCCGACTACCGCGCCAAGTTTCCGACCGGGCAGTCGCCCGCCCTCGAAGACGGCCCGCTGCGGCTCGCCGAGTCCGGTGCCATTGCCTACCACCTGGCCGAGAAGCATGGCGCGTTGATGCCGAAGGAGCCCAATCGGCGCGCGCTCATGTTTCAAGCGATGGCGCTGGAGGCCGCGCTGGTGGCGCCCACCACCGGCGGACAAGGGCTGTTCGGCGAGCTCTACAAACCGGAGCCCCAGCGCAATCTTCCGCGCATCGCCGAGCTGCGCAAACGCGCGCAGTGGGTCGCCGAGGTCCTCGGTGCGGTGCTGGGCGAGCGAACGTACTTTGCGGAGGAGTTCAGCATCGCCGACATTCAGCTCTACGCGGCGGTGGCCAAGTCGCTCGAGGAGGGCGTCTCCGAGACACCTCCGAAGAACCTCGTCGCCTGGCATGCGCGCATGAGCGATCGCCCCTCGGTCGCCCAGGCGCGCGAGCAGTACGTGCCGTACCAGCGCAAGAAGTAA